From the genome of Uranotaenia lowii strain MFRU-FL chromosome 1, ASM2978415v1, whole genome shotgun sequence, one region includes:
- the LOC129756918 gene encoding uncharacterized protein LOC129756918, translating to MVEEMDRGRRLPDDSCCCENTPFLVGVVASRVDDDGRKSCNSNNINKNSRKSRSLATRWMYAALIAYGLLCCQIVAANGGGIHKRSGNTAALDDSSNSETLELTACQHLRRAESRRSKSLGDHLLHSVRIPRCTALGDFEPVQCSNELNGTECWCVDEYGVELIGSRRGHADDVNCTVIETQCQASSCRMFCPAGFARDLDSGCPICKCRDPCEGVQCPRGQQCEPQEVACKNEPCPPVPTCRKARSLADLCPAGQPLAIQDTARPFLCGNDPGKPSCPPLYRCLVQSGNDYGVCCPASLHFEKPGTCPKPEEITSTDNTGFLCGTPCSHDLECAQMQKCCTSNGCGRNCQQPRNVTSCHQARMLSELLSVNEREGRGYVPQCDGPGGSFSNRQCSRNGLVCWCVDPKNGNKIKGTMGAAQSVNCEGVENMIGRSGGRSVDGAGGLCDHNICAAVCEYGFKNDHNGCPTCECSEPCEGFLCPSGSHCEVAKDPKCTLFSGLCSSEPVCKPDLVYSNPCEVGTPLADNITGELMYCHLDRPKSREYQSRTFFDAEDELESSRKRSLSNTINCPETHECMKLHGEAGSVCCPVENETLATPEGRQQSMCEYLRDFSDRMEGTVEGMELAIPPPSCSMDGGYESVQCTRRKTRVSKSEQRRYLEQNNIRQMRKLLEDAKRVRRDAGPALSPQNLKLIKVDETYENGGRMLDEAESDSDALMAYLRQRMLITDETDDLSLQGRSAKIIDFNRLDSKNANANLEKPDVKPSMLLKKPSQAEEELVEIDIEECWCVDHFGTEIPKTRGMNSTRKTCDDLRESLGCLDLTCRMGCDYGFILDSDTQCPSCECRDPCDSVVCPDNQECRSVEVSCEGEYCPPVPACFPKKPGQCPFLVPPGNEHAESDSCEYECRTDAHCEGSKRCCSNGCGTQCVEPQLKTACQHLQTIQLHQASELGVPPKQKYIAQCDIDGSYRTVQCGPGNVCWCVDEYGNEKSGTRVTSAEPNCEIYPKTECPTRKCSACEYGYKIDANGCKTCECRNPCEEISCPRGEECQLIQVECISVPCPKMPICVPIRESVCPEGLPLKFGGREIVCGPHADAESCPSTHTCQLNPISNRGSCCAKTRDVCFESIESSCLASEVHLSDSNDVDSITKWRFSPRLNKCVPVNLPKSSICQSKNLFHSEQACTGVCPVLSQCERLRLKNAMAAKRAGQPSTWFQPRCDPETGFWSPVQCLGSTSPSNGTTTQETPSLGVCWCADKKGAPVKGSLTKGSEPLCSSRQARKRVTNSKEKSSDPVMEELIRQITFLVDENNYIDEDLEPTVPAARAPNTVANYAPEPRYIGSVSAVTEKIIEMARTDDGSNYIEDSFKKLSASTTRCQALQLAASFPVDCDDNGAFESTQCNADTCWCVDAAGNQLPHSSTFKRGQRACLFTPIDAVEVELHLNNPHQRALLNLYEVLRNDLSALIGNIFDNYRVHENGDGSVTLRFDLIEDNKVDDAFAIEEMVRDHVFIMYHGALAADVTQSRFLHKISSNLPIPQQSSGIPENTFQTIVFVLATASAFLVSILVVFVMLKRGKNKMKHYSNANHRMMSIGADKYLDYSSPIFVLSANDAKSLSEQYQRPSATSTVPTAESERPN from the exons AAACCTTAGAATTAACGGCCTGTCAGCATCTGCGCCGGGCAGAGTCGCGGCGATCCAAATCGCTCGGGGACCACCTGTTGCACTCGGTGCGGATACCCCGCTGTACGGCTCTCGGGGACTTCGAGCCGGTGCAGTGCTCCAACGAGCTGAACGGGACCGAGTGCTGGTGCGTGGACGAGTACGGTGTCGAGCTGATCGGAAGTCGACGAGGCCATGCCGATGACGTCAACTGTACCGTCATCGAAACGCAGTGCCAAGCGAGCAGCTGCCGGATGTTCTGTCCGGCTGGATTCGCCCGGGACCTGGACAGTGGTTGCCCGATCTGCAAGTGTCGCGACCCGTGCGAAGGCGTCCAATGTCCCCGGGGGCAACAGTGCGAACCTCAGGAGGTGGCCTGCAAAAATGAACCATGTCCACCGGTGCCAACAT GTCGAAAAGCCCGATCCCTGGCTGATCTTTGCCCTGCTGGACAGCCTCTTGCCATTCAGGACACCGCCCGTCCTTTCCTATGCGGCAATGACCCCGGTAAACCGTCCTGTCCACCTCTGTACCGTTGTCTGGTACAATCCGGAAACGACTACGGAGTCTGTTGTCCAGCGTCGCTCCACTTCGAAAAACCCGGTACCTGCCCGAAGCCCGAAGAAATCACCTCCACCGACAATACGGGCTTCCTGTGTGGAACTCCTTGCAGCCACGATCTTGAATGTGCACAGATGCAGAAGTGTTGCACTTCCAACGGGTGCGGTCGTAACTGTCAGCAGCCGCGCAATGTTACCAGCTGCCATCAAGCGCGGATGCTTTCGGAACTACTCTCGGTGAATGAACGTGAAGGCCGTGGATACGTGCCACAGTGTGACGGACCCGGTGGAAGTTTCTCGAACCGTCAATGCTCTCGTAATGGGTTGGTTTGTTGGTGCGTTGATCCCAAAAATGGTAACAAGATCAAAGGAACCATGGGTGCGGCTCAATCGGTCAACTGCGAGGGAGTTGAAAACATGATTGGTCGCAGTGGCGGACGTAGCGTCGATGGTGCCGGAGGTCTTTGTGATCATAACATCTGTGCTGCAGTGTGTGAATAcggtttcaaaaatgatcacAACGGTTGTCCCACCTGCGAGTGCTCAGAACCATGCGAGGGTTTCCTATGCCCATCGGGATCACACTGTGAAGTTGCGAAAGATCCCAAATGCACCCTCTTTTCGGGCTTGTGTTCTTCTGAACCCGTCTGTAAACCAGATCTAGTGTATTCCAATCCCTGCGAGGTTGGAACTCCTCTAGCCGATAACATTACTGGTGAGCTGATGTATTGTCATCTAG ATCGTCCGAAGAGCCGCGAGTATCAAAGCCGAACTTTCTTCGACGCTGAAGACGAATTGGAATCGAGTCGTAAACGATCACTGTCCAACACGATTAACTGCCCAGAAACTCATGAATGCATGAAGTTGCACGGTGAAGCAGGAAGCGTCTGTTGCCCGGTGGAGAATGAAACCCTTGCAACACCTGAAGGTCGTCAACAGTCTA tgtgcgAATACCTGCGGGATTTCTCCGACCGGATGGAAGGTACGGTTGAAGGAATGGAGCTTGCTATACCACCTCCTTCCTGTTCCATGGACGGGGGCTACGAATCTGTTCAATGCACGCGGCGGAAGACACGGGTCAGTAAATCTGAACAACGGCGCTACCTCGAACAGAACAACATTCGCCAAATGCGAAAACTGTTGGAAGATGCCAAACGTGTTAGAAGAGACGCTGGTCCTGCCCTGAGCCCTCAAAACTTGAAACTTATCAAGGTCGATGAAACATATGAAAACGGAGGCCGTATGTTGGATGAAGCCGAGAGTGATTCCGATGCGTTGATGGCGTATTTGCGGCAACGGATGCTGATTACGGACGAAACGGATGATTTGAGCCTTCAAGGAAGATCTGCAAAGATCATCGACTTCAACCGATTGGACTCCAAGAATGCTAACGCGAACTTAGAAAAGCCCGACGTTAAGCCATCTATGCTGTTGAAGAAGCCCAGCCAGGCAGAGGAAGAACTGGTAGAAATCGATATTGAGGAATGCTGGTGTGTTGATCACTTCGGTACCGAGATTCCCAAAACTCGAGGAATGAACTCTACCAGGAAGACATGTGACGATTTGAGAGAATCGCTCGGATGTCTCGATCTGACCTGCCGAATGGGATGCGATTATGGATTCATCCTTGACTCTGACACTCAATGTCCTTCTTGTGAGTGTCGAGATCCTTGCGATAGCGTTGTCTGTCCCGATAATCAAGAATGTCGATCGGTTGAGGTTTCCTGCGAAGGCGAATACTGTCCACCCGTACCGGCATGTTTCCCGAAGAAACCCGGCCAGTGTCCGTTCTTGGTTCCTCCGGGCAACGAACATGCCGAGTCAGACTCTTGCGAATACGAATGCCGTACCGATGCCCACTGTGAGGGTTCAAAGCGATGCTGTTCAAATGGCTGTGGTACCCAGTGCGTTGAACCCCAACTCAAAACTGCCTGTCAACACCTACAAACTATTCAACTACACCAAGCTAGTGAACTTGGAGTTCCACCGAAGCAGAAGTACATTGCTCAATGCGATATAGACGGAAGCTACCGCACGGTACAGTGCGGCCCTGGTAACGTTTGCTGGTGCGTGGACGAATACGGCAACGAAAAGAGTGGAACAAGAGTTACTAGCGCTGAACCTAACTGCGAAATATACCCCAAGACAGAATGTCCGACTCGAAAGTGCTCAGCCTGCGAATACGGTTACAAAATCGATGCCAACGGGTGCAAAACGTGCGAATGTCGCAACCCGTGTGAAGAGATTTCCTGTCCACGCGGCGAAGAATGTCAGCTGATTCAGGTGGAATGTATCTCGGTACCGTGTCCCAAGATGCCGATCTGCGTTCCGATCCGTGAATCCGTGTGTCCCGAAGGGCTTCCGCTGAAGTTCGGTGGACGGGAGATCGTTTGTGGACCCCATGCCGATGCCGAGTCTTGTCCTTCAACACACACCTGTCAGCTTAATCCGATCAGCAACCGAGGATCTTGCTGTGCAAAGACAA GAGATGTATGTTTTGAATCGATCGAATCAAGCTGCCTCGCATCCGAAGTTCATCTGTCCGACAGTAACGATGTGGACAGTATCACCAAGTGGCGTTTTAGTCCTCGACTTAACAAATGTGTACCTGTAAATTTACCAAAGTCCTCGATTTGTCAGTCGAAAAATTTGTTCCATAGCGAACAGGCCTGCACCGGAGTTTGTCCGGTTCTGTCTCAATGCGAGCGGTTGCGGTTGAAAAATGCGATGGCTGCAAAGCGAGCAGGACAACCTAGCACTTGGTTCCAACCCAGATGCGATCCGGAAACCGGTTTCTGGAGCCCAGTACAGTGTTTGGGGTCTACTAGCCCTTCTAATGGTACAACGACTCAGGAAACACCCAGTCTTGGAGTTTGTTGGTGCGCCGATAAAAAGGGAGCCCCCGTTAAGGGATCTTTGACCAAGGGATCGGAACCCTTGTGCAGTAGTCGCCAGGCCAGGAAACGCGTTACCAACAGCAAGGAGAAATCCAGTGACCCAG tTATGGAAGAGTTGATTCGACAGATCACTTTCTTAGTAGACGAAAACAACTACATTGATGAAGATTTAGAACCAACAGTTCCTGCGGCCAGGGCTCCAAACACGGTTGCCAATTATGCTCCGGAACCACGCTACATAGGCTCTGTATCGGCGGTAACGGAAAAGATCATTGAAATGGCACGAACCGATGATGGAAGCAACTATATCGAGGACTCGTTTAAAAAACTTAGCGCTTCAACGACTCGCTGCCAGGCGCTGCAGCTTGCTGCTTCTTTCCCAGTAGATTGTGATGATAATGGAGCATTCGAATCTACTCAATGCAACGCAGACACCTGCTGGTGTGTTGACGCAGCTGGAAATCAGCTACCGCATTCCAGTACTTTCAAACGTGGCCAGAGAGCTTGCTTGTTTACTCCGATTGACGCTGTTGAAGTTGAGCTGCACCTCAACAATCCTCACCAACGGGCTTTGCTCAACTTGTACGAAGTGCTTCGTAATGATCTTTCAGCTTTGATAGGAAACATCTTCGACAACTATCGAGTTCATGAGAACGGCGATGGAAGTGTGACGCTTCGTTTCGACCTTATCGAGGACAATAAAGTGGATGACGCATTCGCAATAGAAGAAATGGTGCGAGACCACGTGTTCATCATGTACCACGGAGCCCTCGCAGCGGACGTCACCCAGTCCcgctttttgcataaaatatctTCCAACCTTCCGATCCCTCAACAATCCTCCGGCATTCCGGAGAATACCTTTCAAACTATTGTCTTCGTACTGGCCACAGCATCGGCCTTCCTCGTAAGCATCCTAGTCGTGTTTGTTATGCTCAAACGCGGCAAGAACAAGATGAAGCACTACAGCAATGCCAACCACCGGATGATGAGCATCGGTGCAGATAAGTACCTGGACTATAGCTCCCCGATCTTTGTGCTCAGTGCCAACGACGCCAAATCCTTGTCGGAACAGTATCAGCGACCATCGGCGACCAGCACGGTGCCGACGGCCGAAAGCGAAAGACCAAACTGA